The Streptomyces laurentii genome contains a region encoding:
- a CDS encoding hypothetical protein (Predicted periplasmic protein (DUF2233); pfam09992;~identified by MetaGeneAnnotator; putative;~protein [Streptomyces avermitilis MA-4680]), with translation MTYTSAGTRPRTVVAALLVWCAVVWGLAPGAHGAAGSPDAGAWQRPAPGVAYRTFDVAAAHGTVRVHLLTVDLRAPGADVDLLYPGAVAAREPVSRLADTRGAVAGINGDFFNISETQHPGTEATGATVGPAIAAGRALKAAVPRGQRFGPALPPGTGTREVFGVGVDHRARMGRLVLDGAVTDPAGSYPLGGLNQYALPVGSVGVFTSDWGPVSRARAVCGTDLDRAAPCTTAAYEVTVRNGRVVAVADTPGRGPIAEGTEVLVGREAGAGRLRSLAVGDPVRIRHRLVAEGSPVPYRFAVGGYPLLRAGVPLPGLDDTTAAVRSAAGGTDGGHRLLLMALDGAPEWRAGMTVAEVAALMKAEGARDAFSLDGGGSSTLVSRTPGEPSVTVRNHPSGGAERPVPNGIGIFARG, from the coding sequence GTGACGTACACATCCGCGGGGACGCGGCCGCGCACGGTGGTCGCCGCGCTGCTCGTGTGGTGCGCGGTGGTGTGGGGCCTCGCGCCGGGCGCTCACGGCGCGGCGGGTTCGCCGGACGCGGGAGCGTGGCAGAGGCCGGCGCCCGGGGTCGCGTACCGCACGTTCGACGTGGCGGCGGCGCACGGGACGGTCCGGGTGCATCTGCTGACGGTGGACCTGCGGGCCCCGGGGGCCGATGTCGATCTGCTGTACCCGGGGGCGGTCGCGGCGCGGGAACCGGTCTCCCGGCTCGCCGACACCCGCGGGGCGGTCGCGGGGATCAACGGGGACTTCTTCAACATCTCCGAGACGCAGCATCCGGGCACGGAGGCGACGGGTGCCACGGTCGGCCCGGCGATAGCCGCCGGCCGCGCGCTGAAGGCGGCGGTGCCGCGAGGGCAGCGGTTCGGGCCCGCGCTGCCGCCGGGGACGGGGACGCGCGAGGTGTTCGGGGTGGGGGTGGACCACCGGGCTCGGATGGGCCGGCTCGTCCTGGACGGCGCGGTCACCGACCCGGCGGGCTCGTATCCGCTGGGCGGGTTGAACCAGTACGCGCTGCCCGTGGGGTCCGTCGGCGTCTTCACCTCCGACTGGGGCCCGGTTTCCCGGGCCCGCGCGGTGTGCGGGACGGACCTCGACCGGGCCGCGCCGTGCACCACGGCCGCGTACGAGGTGACGGTGCGGAACGGCCGGGTCGTGGCGGTCGCGGACACCCCGGGGCGCGGCCCGATCGCCGAGGGCACCGAGGTCCTGGTGGGGCGGGAGGCGGGCGCCGGGCGGCTGCGGTCGCTGGCCGTCGGGGATCCCGTCCGCATACGCCACCGTCTGGTGGCGGAGGGTTCCCCGGTCCCGTACCGGTTCGCCGTCGGCGGGTACCCGCTGCTCCGGGCCGGGGTACCGCTGCCGGGGCTCGACGACACCACGGCGGCCGTGCGTTCCGCGGCGGGCGGCACGGACGGCGGACACCGGCTGCTGCTCATGGCTCTGGACGGCGCGCCGGAGTGGCGGGCCGGGATGACGGTCGCCGAGGTGGCGGCGCTGATGAAGGCGGAGGGGGCACGGGACGCGTTCAGTCTGGACGGCGGTGGCTCGTCGACCCTGGTGAGCCGGACACCGGGCGAACCGTCGGTGACGGTGCGCAACCATCCGAGCGGGGGCGCCGAGCGACCGGTGCCGAACGGGATAGGAATCTTCGCGCGCGGCTGA
- a CDS encoding ABC transporter permease (ABC transporter permease [Streptomyces griseus subsp. griseus NBRC13350];~ABC-ATPase subunit interface;~ABC-type dipeptide/oligopeptide/nickel transport systems, permease components [Aminoacid transport and metabolism / Inorganic ion transportand metabolism]; COG1173;~Transmembrane subunit (TM) foundin Periplasmic Binding Protein (PBP)-dependent ATP-Binding Cassette (ABC) transporters which generally bind type 2 PBPs. These types of transporters consist of a PBP, two TMs, and two cytoplasmic ABC ATPase subunits, and...; cd06261;~conserved gate region;~dimer interface [polypeptide binding];~identified by MetaGeneAnnotator; putative;~putative PBP binding loops) produces the protein MADPRTRRLRLWSSALVTGLVLAAVLVVPPLVQLDEQAVDLASKLRPPSWSHPFGTDDLGRDLLLRCVYGLRVSLLVGLVAALVATVIGTAVGAAAGALGGRVDRLLMRVVDGFSSVPHLLLGIFVVAMFRPGVWPVIASVAVTHWLSTARIVRSEVLSLRSRPFVDAAISGGASRWRIAVRHLLPAVLPQAGLAAVLMVPHAMWHESALSFLGLGLPSHQASLGNLVQTARSSLLAGDWWPTLFPGLLLIVPTLAIAGLAGVWRDRLNPRRRSELML, from the coding sequence ATGGCTGATCCGCGCACCCGCCGGCTCCGGCTGTGGAGCTCCGCGCTCGTCACCGGGCTCGTCCTCGCCGCCGTCCTCGTCGTCCCGCCGCTCGTCCAGCTCGACGAACAGGCCGTGGACCTCGCGAGCAAACTCCGGCCGCCGTCCTGGTCCCACCCCTTCGGCACCGACGACCTCGGCCGGGACCTGCTGCTGCGCTGCGTCTACGGGCTGCGCGTCTCGCTGCTCGTCGGCCTGGTCGCCGCCCTCGTCGCCACCGTCATCGGCACCGCCGTCGGCGCCGCGGCGGGCGCGCTCGGCGGACGCGTGGACCGCCTCCTCATGCGGGTCGTCGACGGCTTCTCGTCCGTACCGCATCTGCTGCTCGGCATCTTCGTCGTCGCCATGTTCCGGCCCGGCGTCTGGCCCGTGATCGCCTCCGTGGCGGTCACCCACTGGCTGTCCACGGCCCGGATCGTCCGCTCCGAGGTGCTCTCGCTGCGCTCCCGGCCCTTCGTCGACGCGGCGATCTCCGGCGGCGCGTCCCGGTGGCGGATCGCCGTCCGGCACCTGCTGCCCGCGGTGCTGCCGCAGGCCGGGCTGGCCGCCGTGCTGATGGTGCCGCACGCCATGTGGCACGAGTCGGCGCTCTCCTTCCTCGGCCTCGGCCTGCCCAGCCACCAGGCCAGCCTCGGCAACCTCGTCCAGACGGCCCGCTCCTCGCTGCTGGCCGGCGACTGGTGGCCCACCCTCTTCCCCGGCCTGCTGCTCATCGTCCCCACCCTCGCCATCGCCGGACTCGCCGGCGTCTGGCGCGACCGGCTCAACCCGCGCCGCCGATCGGAGCTGATGCTGTGA
- a CDS encoding dipeptide transport system permease protein dppB (ABC-ATPase subunit interface;~ABC-type dipeptide/oligopeptide/nickel transport systems, permease components [Aminoacid transport and metabolism / Inorganic ion transportand metabolism]; COG0601;~Dipeptide transport system permease protein DppB [Streptomyces venezuelae ATCC10712];~Transmembrane subunit (TM) foundin Periplasmic Binding Protein (PBP)-dependent ATP-Binding Cassette (ABC) transporters which generally bind type 2 PBPs. These types of transporters consist of a PBP, two TMs, and two cytoplasmic ABC ATPase subunits, and...; cd06261;~conserved gate region;~dimer interface [polypeptide binding];~identified by MetaGeneAnnotator; putative;~putative PBP binding loops) translates to MSRRLPWAAMARMTGRRALAAVPVLLAVTLAVFAVAAASPFDPVRAYAGAAGLTASQENLDQLRANLGTDRPWLTQWWDWLSHAVRLDLGDSGVMRQPVADVIAERIGWSVLLAATAFLVAVTLGTALGVLAGRRRGGLVDRAVSSAAYTLEAAPAFWLGLLAIWFFSLTLGALPVGGLTDTASDTVTAGQVAHHLVLPALVLGVSQLPWFFLYVRQGVADALEEDPVRGARARGLAERTVLTGHALRSGMLPMLTLVGSRVPELITGALLVESVFSWPGIAAATVQAAVSVDFPLLAALTVLATAAVLLGNLLSDLLYGLADPRVGFDG, encoded by the coding sequence GTGAGCCGCCGCCTCCCCTGGGCGGCCATGGCGCGGATGACGGGACGGCGCGCGCTCGCCGCCGTCCCCGTCCTCCTCGCCGTCACCCTCGCGGTGTTCGCCGTCGCCGCAGCCTCCCCCTTCGACCCCGTACGCGCCTACGCCGGCGCCGCCGGACTCACCGCCTCCCAGGAGAACCTCGACCAGCTGCGCGCCAACCTCGGCACCGACCGGCCCTGGCTCACCCAGTGGTGGGACTGGCTGAGCCACGCCGTACGCCTCGATCTCGGCGACTCCGGCGTCATGCGCCAGCCCGTCGCCGACGTGATCGCCGAACGCATCGGCTGGTCCGTGCTGCTCGCCGCCACCGCCTTCCTCGTCGCCGTCACCCTCGGCACCGCCCTCGGCGTCCTCGCCGGCCGGCGCCGCGGCGGCCTCGTCGACCGGGCCGTCAGCTCCGCCGCGTACACCCTCGAAGCCGCCCCCGCCTTCTGGCTCGGCCTGCTCGCCATCTGGTTCTTCTCGCTCACCCTCGGCGCGCTGCCGGTCGGCGGACTCACCGACACCGCCAGCGACACCGTCACCGCCGGCCAGGTCGCCCACCACCTCGTCCTGCCCGCGCTCGTCCTCGGCGTCTCCCAGCTGCCGTGGTTCTTCCTGTACGTCCGGCAGGGCGTCGCCGACGCGCTGGAGGAGGACCCGGTGCGCGGCGCCCGCGCCCGGGGTCTCGCCGAGCGCACCGTCCTCACCGGCCACGCCCTGCGCTCCGGGATGCTGCCCATGCTCACCCTCGTCGGCTCCCGGGTCCCCGAACTCATCACCGGAGCCCTCCTCGTCGAGAGCGTCTTCAGCTGGCCCGGCATCGCCGCCGCCACCGTCCAGGCCGCCGTCTCCGTCGACTTCCCGCTGCTCGCCGCGCTGACCGTGCTGGCCACCGCCGCCGTCCTGCTCGGCAACCTCCTCTCCGACCTGCTGTACGGGCTCGCCGACCCCCGGGTGGGATTCGATGGCTGA
- a CDS encoding ABC transporter ATP-binding protein (ABC transporter ATP-binding protein [Streptomyces albus J1074];~ABC transporter signature motif;~ABC-type dipeptide/oligopeptide/nickel transport system, ATPase component [Aminoacid transport and metabolism / Inorganic ion transportand metabolism]; COG1124;~ATP binding site [chemical binding];~D-loop;~H-loop/switch region;~Q-loop/lid;~The ABC transporter subfamily specific for the transport of dipeptides, oligopeptides (OppD), and nickel (NikDE). The NikABCDE system of E. coli belongs to this family and is composed of the periplasmic binding protein NikA, two integral membrane...; cd03257;~Walker A/P-loop;~Walker B;~identified by MetaGeneAnnotator; putative): MLELHDVTAGYSRRAPVFRGASLTVAPGESVGLLGPSGCGKSTLARVAALLHRPDAGRVVLDGTEIRAWRHRAPRAQRTAVGVVFQQPRLSADPRLRLADLIAEPLRATGRRDEIPERLAALVPAVGLTDDLLTRRPHEVSDGQLQRACLARALILRPRWLICDEMTAMLDASTTAALVAAVETYRAETGAGLLAVGHDRVLLNRWCDRTLDWAECLVEQG; encoded by the coding sequence GTGCTTGAACTCCACGACGTCACCGCCGGATACAGCCGCCGCGCCCCCGTCTTCCGCGGTGCCTCGCTCACCGTCGCCCCCGGCGAGTCCGTCGGTCTGCTCGGCCCGAGCGGCTGCGGCAAGTCGACCCTCGCCCGGGTCGCCGCCCTGCTGCACCGCCCCGACGCCGGCCGGGTCGTCCTCGACGGTACGGAGATCCGGGCCTGGCGGCACCGCGCCCCGCGCGCCCAGCGCACCGCCGTCGGGGTCGTCTTCCAGCAGCCCCGGCTCTCCGCCGACCCGCGCCTGCGGCTCGCCGACCTGATCGCCGAACCCCTGCGCGCGACCGGCCGGCGCGACGAGATCCCCGAGCGCCTGGCCGCCCTCGTGCCGGCCGTCGGCCTCACCGACGACCTGCTCACCCGTCGCCCGCACGAGGTCAGCGACGGCCAGCTCCAGCGTGCCTGCCTGGCCCGCGCCCTGATCCTGCGTCCCCGCTGGCTGATCTGCGACGAGATGACCGCCATGCTCGACGCTTCCACCACGGCCGCCCTGGTCGCCGCCGTCGAGACCTACCGCGCCGAGACGGGCGCGGGGCTCCTCGCGGTGGGGCATGATCGCGTTCTGTTGAACCGGTGGTGCGACCGGACGCTGGACTGGGCGGAATGCCTTGTGGAGCAGGGCTGA
- a CDS encoding nickel ABC transporter, periplasmic nickel-binding protein nikA2 (ABC-type dipeptide transport system, periplasmic component [Aminoacid transport andmetabolism]; COG0747;~Nickel ABC transporter, periplasmic nickel-binding protein nikA2 [Streptomyces venezuelae ATCC10712];~The substrate-binding component of an uncharacterized ABC-type nickel/dipeptide/oligopeptide-like import system contains the type 2 periplasmic binding fold; cd08518;~identified by MetaGeneAnnotator; putative), with translation MDTMAARIARPLRAAIFAGAVALTAAACSAPGGTTGAGGPKDSAVVGVAFEPDSLSPLLGYGKDGNSKIFDGLLAFDADMKLKPALAAALPTVSADRLTYTYKLRKGVTFSDGRPFTAADVVFTYRTILDPKTNNASRTELDAVKDVRAVGDDTVVFTLAYPYAPFAERTVLAIAPAHIAGKQDVNTGPFTTRPIGTGPYVLTGWSKGEKLTFTANPHYWGGAPAVKKLTMAVVKDDDVRATRLRAGDLDAAVLPPNLAAGFADGAAKKTYKTYRATTYDYRQVTLPSHNKVAGDPAIRRALDLAVDRQAMVDRILEGAGKPAYGPVPTDSPWFAKGTERRHDLAGARKILDEAGWKPGPDGVRVKNGVRAAFPLWYLSGDKLRQDHALAYASDAKKAGIALTTQAGTWEVIEPRMRTDAVLAGGGSPGDPDFDQYLMLKSSLAGDGFNNMAQYSDPVVDRALEDGRRTDDPAKRRAAYDTIQRQLAKNPGYTFLTHVDHLYVVSDRWETGAGGLTTQVEPHDHGLGSGPWWNIEDWKPKGAPGAAKTTAPAGAAGTKDSGGTAQ, from the coding sequence GTGGACACCATGGCCGCCCGAATCGCCCGTCCCCTACGGGCCGCGATATTCGCCGGGGCCGTGGCCCTCACCGCGGCCGCCTGCTCCGCCCCCGGCGGCACCACCGGAGCCGGCGGACCGAAGGACTCCGCGGTCGTCGGCGTCGCCTTCGAACCCGACAGCCTCAGCCCCCTCCTCGGCTACGGCAAGGACGGCAACTCCAAGATCTTCGACGGGCTGCTCGCCTTCGACGCGGACATGAAACTGAAGCCCGCCCTCGCCGCCGCCCTGCCGACCGTGAGCGCCGACCGCCTGACGTACACGTACAAGCTGCGCAAGGGCGTGACGTTCAGCGACGGCCGGCCCTTCACCGCCGCCGACGTCGTCTTCACGTACCGCACCATCCTCGACCCGAAGACCAACAACGCCTCCCGCACCGAACTCGACGCCGTGAAGGATGTCCGGGCGGTCGGGGACGACACCGTCGTCTTCACCCTCGCGTACCCCTACGCGCCCTTCGCCGAGCGCACCGTCCTCGCCATCGCGCCCGCGCACATCGCCGGGAAGCAGGACGTCAACACCGGCCCGTTCACCACCCGGCCCATCGGCACCGGCCCCTACGTCCTCACCGGCTGGTCCAAGGGCGAGAAGCTCACCTTCACCGCCAACCCGCACTACTGGGGCGGCGCCCCGGCCGTGAAGAAGCTCACCATGGCCGTCGTCAAGGACGACGACGTCCGCGCCACCCGGCTGCGCGCCGGCGACCTCGACGCCGCCGTCCTGCCGCCCAACCTCGCCGCCGGATTCGCGGACGGCGCCGCGAAGAAGACGTACAAGACCTACCGGGCCACCACCTACGACTACCGCCAGGTCACCCTCCCCAGCCACAACAAGGTCGCCGGTGACCCCGCGATCCGCCGTGCCCTCGACCTCGCCGTCGACCGCCAGGCCATGGTCGACCGGATCCTCGAAGGCGCCGGCAAGCCCGCCTACGGGCCGGTCCCCACCGACAGCCCCTGGTTCGCGAAGGGCACCGAACGCCGCCACGACCTCGCCGGCGCGCGGAAGATCCTCGACGAGGCCGGCTGGAAGCCCGGCCCCGACGGCGTCCGCGTCAAGAACGGCGTCCGCGCCGCCTTCCCCCTCTGGTACCTCTCCGGCGACAAGCTCCGCCAGGACCACGCCCTCGCCTACGCCTCCGACGCCAAGAAGGCCGGCATCGCGCTGACCACCCAGGCCGGCACCTGGGAGGTCATCGAGCCCCGGATGAGGACCGACGCCGTCCTCGCGGGCGGCGGCTCGCCCGGCGACCCCGACTTCGACCAGTACCTGATGCTGAAGTCCTCCCTCGCGGGCGACGGCTTCAACAACATGGCCCAGTACAGCGACCCGGTCGTCGACCGCGCCCTGGAGGACGGCCGCCGCACCGACGACCCCGCCAAGCGGCGCGCCGCGTACGACACGATCCAGCGGCAGCTGGCGAAGAACCCCGGCTACACCTTCCTCACCCACGTCGACCACCTCTACGTCGTCAGCGACCGCTGGGAGACCGGCGCCGGCGGCCTGACCACCCAGGTCGAGCCGCACGACCACGGCCTCGGCTCCGGCCCCTGGTGGAACATCGAGGACTGGAAGCCGAAGGGCGCTCCGGGAGCGGCGAAGACCACCGCTCCCGCCGGGGCAGCGGGCACGAAGGACTCCGGAGGCACCGCGCAGTGA
- a CDS encoding hydroxylase (Glyoxalase/Bleomycin resistance protein/Dioxygenase superfamily; pfam00903;~N-terminal domain of Streptomyces griseus SgaA (suppression of growth disturbance caused by A-factor at a high concentration under high osmolality during early growth phase), and similar domains; cd07247;~hydroxylase [Streptomyces venezuelae ATCC10712];~identified by MetaGeneAnnotator; putative) — MASPPEGTPIWADAMYRDVEGAKTFYGDVLGWTFGESSSEYGNYTQAYKNGKAVAAVVPPMPGQQGEPKSAWCLYFASPDAAATAAKIKSAGGTVLMEPMQVGDFGTMCLATDPAGVAFGVWQAGSHEGFELRGEPGGYAWAEVFTREPAKSDAFFTAVFGYGSKKVKDEQMDFRVFETGSGPALGRMVMGSEFPPEVPSYVQIFFAVDNCDKAVEAAQRAGGRTVFGPQDSPFGRFAAILDPEGAAFAVLDMKTTVGEMPEME, encoded by the coding sequence ATGGCCTCACCACCTGAAGGTACGCCGATCTGGGCCGACGCCATGTACCGCGATGTCGAGGGCGCGAAGACGTTCTACGGCGACGTGCTGGGCTGGACCTTCGGAGAATCGTCCTCGGAGTACGGGAACTACACCCAGGCCTACAAGAACGGCAAGGCCGTCGCGGCGGTCGTCCCGCCGATGCCCGGCCAGCAGGGCGAGCCGAAGTCGGCCTGGTGTCTGTACTTCGCCTCGCCGGACGCCGCCGCCACCGCCGCGAAGATCAAGTCGGCGGGCGGCACGGTGCTGATGGAGCCCATGCAGGTGGGCGACTTCGGCACGATGTGCCTGGCGACGGATCCGGCCGGGGTGGCGTTCGGCGTCTGGCAGGCGGGTTCCCACGAGGGCTTCGAACTGCGGGGCGAGCCGGGCGGCTACGCGTGGGCCGAGGTGTTCACGCGCGAACCGGCGAAGTCCGACGCGTTCTTCACGGCCGTTTTCGGTTACGGCTCGAAGAAGGTCAAGGACGAACAGATGGACTTCCGGGTCTTCGAGACCGGTTCCGGTCCCGCGCTGGGCCGCATGGTCATGGGCTCGGAATTCCCGCCCGAGGTCCCGTCGTACGTCCAGATCTTCTTCGCCGTCGACAACTGCGACAAGGCCGTCGAGGCGGCGCAGCGGGCCGGGGGCCGCACGGTGTTCGGCCCGCAGGACAGCCCGTTCGGCCGCTTCGCGGCGATCCTCGACCCGGAGGGCGCGGCGTTCGCGGTGCTCGACATGAAGACGACGGTCGGCGAGATGCCCGAGATGGAGTGA
- a CDS encoding hypothetical protein (identified by MetaGeneAnnotator; putative;~predicted protein [Streptomyces roseosporus NRRL15998]), translating into MAISISVVLLLLIMAVIFLRNGGLKISHALVCALLGFYLAGTSMAPTIHEGATATANVISSLRP; encoded by the coding sequence ATGGCCATTTCCATTTCCGTGGTGCTGCTTCTGCTGATCATGGCCGTGATCTTTCTCCGCAACGGCGGACTGAAGATCTCCCACGCCCTGGTCTGCGCCTTGCTCGGCTTCTACCTGGCCGGCACCAGCATGGCCCCCACCATCCACGAAGGGGCCACCGCCACCGCCAACGTGATCTCCAGCCTCAGGCCCTGA
- a CDS encoding ABC transporter ATP-binding protein (ABC transporter ATP-binding protein [Streptomyces albus J1074];~ABC transporter signature motif;~ABC-type dipeptide/oligopeptide/nickel transport system, ATPase component [Aminoacid transport and metabolism / Inorganic ion transportand metabolism]; COG1124;~ATP binding site [chemical binding];~ATP-binding cassette domain of nickel/oligopeptides specific transporters; cd03257;~D-loop;~H-loop/switch region;~Oligopeptide/dipeptide transporter, C-terminal region; cl07097;~Q-loop/lid;~Walker A/P-loop;~Walker B;~identified by MetaGeneAnnotator; putative), protein MNERIAHALDAVTAERATTALLSVRDLSVRFRLRGGRGVAAVSDASFDLAPGECLALVGESGCGKSVLASALLGLLPANAEARGTAWLAASAASADAADAGHSAVLRAGGRPGLDLLAADERTLARTVRGRLVGLVPQSPAAHLTPVRTVRSQLEETVRELTGTPRRERRAAAEAAAERAAFPAGHLDRYPHELSGGLAQRAATALALIGDAPLLLADEPTTGLDRELVDRTADELRRHTDTGKALLLITHDLAAARRVADRVAVMYAGRIVETAPAARFFDGSGPRHPYARGLLDALPEREFTPIPGLPPELSNLPEGCAFAPRCPRATAACAVRPDIRAQVACHHPHGEPGDADRA, encoded by the coding sequence GTGAACGAGCGGATCGCCCACGCCCTGGACGCCGTCACCGCCGAACGCGCCACCACCGCCCTGCTGAGCGTCCGCGACCTGAGCGTGCGCTTCCGGCTGCGGGGCGGGCGCGGCGTCGCGGCCGTCTCCGACGCGTCCTTCGACCTGGCGCCGGGGGAGTGCCTGGCCCTCGTCGGCGAGAGCGGCTGCGGCAAGTCCGTTCTCGCCTCCGCCCTCCTCGGCCTGCTGCCCGCCAACGCGGAGGCGCGGGGCACGGCCTGGCTGGCGGCTTCGGCGGCTTCGGCGGACGCGGCGGACGCGGGGCACAGTGCCGTGTTGCGGGCCGGGGGGCGTCCGGGCCTCGACCTCCTCGCCGCCGACGAACGGACCCTCGCCCGCACCGTACGAGGACGGCTCGTCGGCCTCGTACCGCAGAGCCCCGCCGCCCACCTCACCCCCGTACGGACCGTCCGGTCCCAGCTGGAGGAGACCGTCCGGGAGCTCACCGGCACGCCCCGGCGGGAACGGCGGGCGGCCGCGGAAGCCGCCGCCGAACGGGCCGCCTTTCCGGCCGGGCACCTCGACCGCTACCCGCACGAACTGTCCGGCGGCCTCGCGCAGCGCGCCGCCACCGCGCTCGCCCTGATCGGCGACGCGCCCCTGCTGCTCGCCGACGAACCCACCACCGGGCTCGACCGCGAACTCGTCGACCGCACCGCCGACGAACTGCGCCGGCACACCGACACGGGCAAGGCCCTGCTGCTCATCACCCACGACCTGGCCGCCGCCCGGCGCGTCGCCGACCGGGTGGCCGTGATGTACGCCGGGCGGATCGTCGAGACCGCCCCCGCCGCCCGCTTCTTCGACGGGTCCGGCCCCCGCCACCCGTACGCCCGCGGCCTCCTCGACGCCCTCCCGGAACGGGAGTTCACCCCCATCCCCGGACTCCCGCCCGAACTGTCCAACCTCCCCGAAGGGTGCGCCTTCGCGCCTCGCTGCCCCCGCGCGACCGCCGCCTGCGCCGTCCGCCCCGACATACGGGCCCAGGTCGCCTGCCACCACCCCCACGGAGAGCCGGGAGACGCCGACCGTGCTTGA